The Engystomops pustulosus chromosome 3, aEngPut4.maternal, whole genome shotgun sequence region ggggtataatacaggatgtaactcaggatcagtacaggataagtaatgtcatgtatgtacagtgactgcaccagcagcagaatagtgagtgcagctctggggtataatacaggatgtaactcaggatcagtacaggataagtaatgtcatgtatgtacacagtgactgcaccagtagcagaatagtgagagcagctctggggtataatacaggatgtaactcaggatcagtacaggataagtaatgtcatgtatgtacacagtgactgcaccagcagcagaatagtgagtgcagctctggggtataatacaggatgtaactcaggatcagtacaggataagtaatgtcatgtatgtacacagtgactgcaccagtagcagaatagtgagtgcagctctggagtataatacaggatgtaactcaggatcagtacaggataagtaatgtcatgtatgtacacagtgactgcaccagcagcagaatagtgagtgcagctctggggtataatacaggatgtaactcaggatcagtacaggataagtaatgtcatgtatgtacacagtgactgcaccagtagcagaatagtgagtgcagctctggagtataatacaggatgtaactcaggatcagtacaggagaagtaatgtcatgtatgtacagtgactgcaccagcagcagaatagtgagtgcagctctgggggtataatacaggatgtaactcaggatcagtacaggataagtaatgtcatgtatgtacacagtgactgcaccagcagcagaatagtgagtgcagctctggggtataatacaggatgtaactcaggatcagtacaggataagtaatgtcatgtatgtacacagtgactgcaccagcagcagaatagtgagtgcagctctggggtataatacaggatgtgactcaggatcagtacaggataagtaatgtcatgtatgtacacagtgactgcaccagcagcagaatagtgagtgcagctctggggtataatacaggatgtaactcaggatcagtacaggataagtaatgtcatgtatgtacacagtgactgcaccagcagcagaatagtgagtgcagctctggggtataatacaggatgtaactcaggatcagtacaggataagtaatgtcatgtatgtacacagtgactgcaccagcagcagaatagtgagtgcagctctggggtataatacaggatgtaactcaggatcagtacaggataagtaatgtcatgtatgtacacagtgactgcaccagcagcagaatagtgagtgcagctctggggtataatacaggatgtaactcaggatcagtacaggataagtaatgtcatgtatgtacacagtgactgcaccagcagcagaatagtgagagcagctctggggtataatacaggatgtaactcaggatcagtacaggataagtaatgtcatgtatgtacacagtgactgcaccagcagcagaatagtgagtgcagctctggggtataatacaggatgtgactcaggatcagtacgggataagtaatgtcatgtatgtacacagtgactgcaccagcagcagaatagtgagtgcagctctggggtataatacaggatgtgactcaggatcagtacgggataagtaatgtcatgtatgtacacagtgactgcaccagcagcagaatagtgagtgcagctctggggtataatacaggatgtaactcaggatcagtacgggataagtaatgtcatgtatgtacacagtgactgcaccagcagcagaatagtgagtgcagctctggggtataatacaggatgtgactcaggatcagtacaggataagtaatgtcatgtatgtacacagtgactgcaccagcagcagaatagtgagtgcagctctggggtataatacaggatgtgactcaggatcagtacaggataagtaatgtcatgtatgtacacagtgactgcaccagcagcagaatagtgagtgcagctctggagtataatacaggatgtaactcaggatcagtacaggataagtaatgtcatgtatgtacacagtgactgcaccagcagcagaatagtgagtgcagctctggggtataatacaggatgtaactcaggatcagtacaggataagtaatgtcatgtatgtacacagtgactgcaccagcagcagaatagtgagtgcagctctggggtataatacaggatgtaactcaggatcagtacaggataagtaatgtcatgtatgtacacagtgactgcaccagcagcagaatagtgagtgcagctctggggtataacacaggatgatgcactcactattgtgctgGTGATACTGCAGGACGTGGCGGTCACTCACCCTCCCCGGTATGAGGGTCTTCTCCTCGGGGCACATGTCTGCGGGCTCCTCCCACTCCTCCTTGATGTTGGGGCTCCCGCAGCCCACGTCTCTGCAcggcgcctcctcctctgtagggaagagaattagtgatgagtggaggaCATGACGACCCTCCCCTGCAGCcagtgctctctgttatcagccgctCTGGTAGTTCTTACCCTCCTTCTTCATGTCGTGGCCGTTGCTGGTGCAGCCGTTCACCCCCTCCCCCGCCTCCTCGTCCTCCCTCTTGGGTTGAGGCGTCAGGCCGGCGGCCATCTTGAGGTGCTTCATGATGCCCCTGATCCGGGCCTCGCCCACGGGCAGGTTCTTGAACCATCGTGCGTAGCCGGGGCGGTGGTCGGGCTGTGGGGTGAGGTAGAAGGGCGAGTCCTTGGCCCTCATCTTGTCGGGGCGCTCGGTGCTGTACTTCTCGTAGGCTTTGACCACGTCGCGGTCGGGCTGCTCGGGGCTCTCGTAGATCTGCATCCTCATGGTGTGTGCggggtgctggcggccacgcccggCGCTCAGCTTCTTGGTGTGCTCCAGGTACTTCCTGCCCTGGGGGTCAGACTTGAGGGCGATGTCTCCCCAGCGCAGGGCGTGCTGCTCCAGGGTGCGCAGGCTGAAGTGCAGGCCCATGTTGAAGAAGAGCATGTGCAGGAGAGCGGTGGGGCTGTGCAGGCCGATGGCGCCGCTGGCGTACAGACGCTCAATGTCGCGCTCGCTGAGGGGCTCTGCCTGCTGCCcgggaggggctcctggggggcGGCTGCGCAGGTAGGACTGGCGCTCACGCATGGCGCTCACCGTCTTGGTGAATTTGGTCTCCTTGGAGCGGTAGATGGCGTGGGGGTAGCCGCTCCTCTCGAAGTGTCGGTCCAGGCTGCCCAGGATCCCGCGCAGCGTCCCCGCCTCATACTCGGAGCCATCCGGCTTGCGGTGCGTCCGGATGAAGGTGCACAGCCGCTCGTCCAGCTCCGGCACCGGGATAGACAGCAGGGGGCGCACCTCCCCGGCCCGCACCAGGTAACCCTGCACGATGCGCAGGTCAAACTTGGTCTTCTTCAGCGTGTTCTTATTGTCAGAGCGCCCCGCCTCCGCCATCTTCTTCTCTGACGTCATGGCCGCCGCCGACAACCAGACTCCTCACCCGCGGGAGGGCAATGACATCACACTGATGACGTCACCGTCTGCTCAGTCCTCCCCGGCGCGCCCGTGCTGCGTCCcccgtgctgctgctgccgccgctgCT contains the following coding sequences:
- the LOC140122994 gene encoding uncharacterized protein KIAA1958-like → MTSEKKMAEAGRSDNKNTLKKTKFDLRIVQGYLVRAGEVRPLLSIPVPELDERLCTFIRTHRKPDGSEYEAGTLRGILGSLDRHFERSGYPHAIYRSKETKFTKTVSAMRERQSYLRSRPPGAPPGQQAEPLSERDIERLYASGAIGLHSPTALLHMLFFNMGLHFSLRTLEQHALRWGDIALKSDPQGRKYLEHTKKLSAGRGRQHPAHTMRMQIYESPEQPDRDVVKAYEKYSTERPDKMRAKDSPFYLTPQPDHRPGYARWFKNLPVGEARIRGIMKHLKMAAGLTPQPKREDEEAGEGVNGCTSNGHDMKKEEEEAPCRDVGCGSPNIKEEWEEPADMCPEEKTLIPGRGVVTFQDVAAYFSAKDWLVLQDWQKELYKNVMREIHAALEGMGYKIINGDVLLKIKAEDQDKGPEPGPVCSAAISPDILMRVRHDEGEAEEDQDTSSPSIPGFDPDLSLWASKEDAGAPEEGKECTPPTDEVLEKVVQFKLQPSWTPALQGTSWILPWSHSIIFPWFV